The genomic interval AATTGACAACAGTAAAAATATTCTTATCAAGAACAGCTATCAACCCCACCTTGTTACAGATACACGGTATAGTTTTATATTTAATGACCAGGTGATCCAAAAAAACAGGAACCACCGTTACCTACGTTTTAACTTTGAGACTTCAGGGAACCTCCTGCGTGCTTTTGATAATCTTGCGGGTGTACGCAAAGATGTAAATGGCAGTTATCAGGTACTGAATGTTCCTTATTCGCAATATCTGCGTGTGGATATTGATCTGAGGTATTATAAAAAAATGGCCGAGTACCATCAATTGGTATTCAGGGCAACCGGAGGAATAGGTAAAACCTTAGCCAATCTTCAATCCCTTCCTTTTGAAAAGAGTTTTTACGGGGGCGGCGCAAATGGTATTCGGGCCTGGCAAATACGCTCCCTGGGACCGGGCTCATATCCTGCCAGTTTCAATTTTGACCAGATCGGTGAAATGCAAATGGAAGGAAATGTTGAATACCGTTTTAAGATGTTACGACAACTTAACGGGGCATTTTTTGTAGATGCCGGAAATATCTGGCTGCTGAAACAAAGTGCAGGTTCTATAGGTGGGAACTTTCAGCCCGATCGCTTTTATAAAGAGATCGCTATCGGCTCAGGTATCGGCGCACGACTTGATTTCAGCTTTTTTATAATCCGCTTCGACCTGGGAATAAAAGTATGCGACCCACAGTTTGCTGAAGGCGACCGTTGGGTTATAAAGCACTTATTTGACAATGAATGGAAAATAGATTTTCAAAAAAACCATACCAGTGGCTACTCTTTCACAAACTTCAACCTGGGTATTGGTTATCCGTTTTAAAAAGCAGTTATAAAAGCCTGTTGACTCATTTTATGTTCTGAATATCAACCACTTGCAAATATAGCGGCATAAACTATTTTTTATTAGCTTTCACTTGAACATATTTTATAATATGCTGAAGGTCAAGTGGAACTCGTATTTTTATATTCACAACTCTTTGTGTAAATTATACATGCTCGTTTCTTCTGTAAAAATTTGAAGTTATTAAGGTCAGAAGGAACCGTACATGATTTTTTTCATTAAAGTTTATGTGTGTTTTGAAAAAAAATCATGTAGGTTTGCGTTCCGTTTCCCGCTTTCAGGAAGCTTAGAAAGGCCATACACAGTAAAATTAATACCGGCTTGTAACTAGTTTTTTAACAATAAATTTTAAACAAATGTCTACCGCAAAAGTCGCTGATTCAAAAATTGCCGAACTATTAGGTGCAAGTGCAGATAAATTATTGAACCATAAGTGTACAACAATAACAAAGGAGCAGCTGCATTTACCGGGTGCCGATTTTGTTGACCGCATTTTCGGAATAAGTAACCGTAACGAAAAAGTATTGAATAATCTGAAAAGAATATATAACCACGGACGTTTGGCAAAAACAGGATATGTTTCCATACTCCCCGTTGATCAGGGGATAGAACATTCTGCCGGCGCTTCATTTGCGCCAAATCCAATGTACTTTGACCCCGAAAATATTGTGAAGCTTGCTGTTGAAGGTGGCTGTAACGCTGTTGCATCAACTTATGGTGTGCTTGGCGCGGTATCAAAAAAATACGCGGATAAGATCCCATTCATCGTTAAAGTAAATCACAACGAATTTTTGTCGTATCCCAATAAATTCGACCAGATCCTTTTCGGAACCGTGAAAGGAGCTCACGATATGGGCGCAGCAGCTATAGGTGCAACAATCTATTTCGGATCCAATGAATCATCCCGTCAGATCACAGAGATCGCCAATGCGTTTCAGCAGGCACACGAATTAGGCATGGCCACAATATTGTGGTGCTACCTGCGCAACAATGGTTTCAAAAAAGATGGCATTGATTATCATACTGCCTCTGACCTGACATCACAAGCCAATCACCTCGGTGTTACCATCCAGGCAGATATTATCAAACAAAAACTTCCGACCAATAACGGCGGGTATACCGCAATTAATTTCGGCAAAACAAGCAGTAAAGTATACTCTGACCTTACAACAGATAACCCGATCGACCTGTGCCGGTACCAGGTTGTAAACTGTTATATGGGCCGTATTGGACTCATCAATTCAGGCGGTGAATCAAAAGGTGCCTCCGACCTGGCAGAAGCTGTAACTACAGCAGTTATTAACAAACGTGCAGGCGGACAAGGCCTGATAGCCGGCCGCAAAGCATTTCAAAAACCGGTGCAAGAGGGAGTAGCCCTGCTTAATGCGATACAGGATGTGTATTTGAATAAGGACATAACAATTGCCTGAAGCAATTAATTAAGAATTAAAAATTGAGAATTAAGATTCTGTTGATTGATTTTCATTTTTAATTTTTAATTCATAATTTTTAATTTCCACAATGAGTTGGTATAAAAGGATAACAAAAGGAATTAAAACCAGTACAAAGGAGAAAAAAGGTACTCCTGAAGGACTATGGTATAAATGTCCTTCCTGCAAAAAAATAACTCCGTCAAACGAACATGCGGATGGAATGTATGTTTGTCCGCATTGCGATTACCATGAACGTATAGGATCAGCGGAATACTTTAAGATAATTTTTGACAATAACGAATATGCCGAGCTGAACCCAAATCTATCAGCCGGCGACCCATTGAATTTTGAAGACACAAAAAAATATACCGACCGTCTTGCTGATTCACAGAAGAAAACTGAATTAAAAGATGCTATCCGTACGGTGGCCGGTAAGGTAGACGGAAATGACCTGGTAGTTGCCTGCATGGATTTCAATTTTATCGGCGGTTCTATGGGATCTGTTGTCGGTGAAAAAATTTCCAGAGCCATTGACTTTTGTTTGAAATATAATATCCCCTTAATGATTATCTCCAAATCAGGTGGAGCCCGTATGATGGAAGCTGCGTACTCATTGATGCAAATGGCCAAGACATCCGCAAAGCTTACATTGTTAGCCGATGCACGCATTCCTTACATTTCATTATTAACCGATCCTACTACAGGAGGAGTTACTGCATCATTCGCCATGCTTGGCGACCTTAACATAGGCGAACCCGAATCACTTATAGCCTTTGCCGGCCCGCGTGTTGTAAAGGAAACAATAGGTAAAGACCTTCCCAAAGGCTTCCAGAGAGCCGAATTTGTATTGGAACACGGGTTTTTGGACAAAATAATAAATCGCAAAGAACTGAAAATCAAGCTTTCACAATTTTTGGTCATGTTCAAAAACTAGTAACCCTGACCCATATTTCCTATTCAATTTTGCCCAATTTTCAATGAATATTGACCAAATTTAAGCTTGTCCATTTAAAAGAATCGCTTATCTTTGCAATCCTTTATAAATTTTAAAATCAAAGACGATGTATTTAACTGCTGAAATAAAAAAATCAATCTTCAAAAAGCACGGCAAATCTGAAAAAAACACAGGTTCTGCAGAAGGCCAGGTTGCGTTGTTCACTCACCGCATCAATCATCTTTCCGAGCACCTGAAAAAATCACCAAAGGATGTGAGCACTCAACGTTCACTTCTTAACCTTGTTGGTAAAAGAAGAAGTCATTTGGATCACTTGAAAAAAACAGAAATAGCCCGCTACCGTGCAATCATTAAAGAACTCGACATCAGAAAGTAATTCCATTTACTGATATATATACATTAAAAGCATCTGCCTAATTGCGGATGCTTTTGTGCTTAAAAAGGAAGATGTGTGAAGTTTTCGCAAGCATACTAAAACCAGAAATAATAAACGAAAAATAAATATAAACCACCGCATCCGGCGGGATTAAAAACAAAAAAAGATGTCACAAACTGCAATTACACAATCGTTCGATCTTGGAGATGGGCGTATTGTTACAATCGAAACCGGCAAATTAGCCAAACAGGCCAATGGCTCCGTTGTTGTACGCCAGGGCAATACCATGTTACTCGCAACTGTTGTTTCAAATAAAGACGCGAAAGAGAATGTCGATTTTATGCCGCTTACTGTTGAC from Bacteroidota bacterium carries:
- the rpsO gene encoding 30S ribosomal protein S15; translated protein: MYLTAEIKKSIFKKHGKSEKNTGSAEGQVALFTHRINHLSEHLKKSPKDVSTQRSLLNLVGKRRSHLDHLKKTEIARYRAIIKELDIRK
- a CDS encoding acetyl-CoA carboxylase carboxyltransferase subunit beta is translated as MSWYKRITKGIKTSTKEKKGTPEGLWYKCPSCKKITPSNEHADGMYVCPHCDYHERIGSAEYFKIIFDNNEYAELNPNLSAGDPLNFEDTKKYTDRLADSQKKTELKDAIRTVAGKVDGNDLVVACMDFNFIGGSMGSVVGEKISRAIDFCLKYNIPLMIISKSGGARMMEAAYSLMQMAKTSAKLTLLADARIPYISLLTDPTTGGVTASFAMLGDLNIGEPESLIAFAGPRVVKETIGKDLPKGFQRAEFVLEHGFLDKIINRKELKIKLSQFLVMFKN
- a CDS encoding class I fructose-bisphosphate aldolase, whose translation is MSTAKVADSKIAELLGASADKLLNHKCTTITKEQLHLPGADFVDRIFGISNRNEKVLNNLKRIYNHGRLAKTGYVSILPVDQGIEHSAGASFAPNPMYFDPENIVKLAVEGGCNAVASTYGVLGAVSKKYADKIPFIVKVNHNEFLSYPNKFDQILFGTVKGAHDMGAAAIGATIYFGSNESSRQITEIANAFQQAHELGMATILWCYLRNNGFKKDGIDYHTASDLTSQANHLGVTIQADIIKQKLPTNNGGYTAINFGKTSSKVYSDLTTDNPIDLCRYQVVNCYMGRIGLINSGGESKGASDLAEAVTTAVINKRAGGQGLIAGRKAFQKPVQEGVALLNAIQDVYLNKDITIA
- a CDS encoding BamA/TamA family outer membrane protein translates to IDNSKNILIKNSYQPHLVTDTRYSFIFNDQVIQKNRNHRYLRFNFETSGNLLRAFDNLAGVRKDVNGSYQVLNVPYSQYLRVDIDLRYYKKMAEYHQLVFRATGGIGKTLANLQSLPFEKSFYGGGANGIRAWQIRSLGPGSYPASFNFDQIGEMQMEGNVEYRFKMLRQLNGAFFVDAGNIWLLKQSAGSIGGNFQPDRFYKEIAIGSGIGARLDFSFFIIRFDLGIKVCDPQFAEGDRWVIKHLFDNEWKIDFQKNHTSGYSFTNFNLGIGYPF